The Strix aluco isolate bStrAlu1 chromosome Z, bStrAlu1.hap1, whole genome shotgun sequence genome contains a region encoding:
- the PLIN2 gene encoding perilipin-2 isoform X1, producing MALAATDPHQNIVSRVVNLPLVSSTYDMVSTAYITTKDNHPYLKSVCEMAEKGVKTLTSVAMTSAMPIIQKLEPQIVVANNYACIGLDKIEERLPILNQPTDKVVANAKDVVVGAREAVTTTVTGAKETVAHTITGVVGKTKEAVQDSVEMTKSVVNGSINTVLGSRVVQMVSSGVDSALTKSETLVDQYLPLTEAELEKEAAKVEGFEVGVQKPSYYVRLGSLSSKVRTRAYQQALNKVRDAKQKSQETIFQLHHTVSLIEYARKNMNSANRKLLDAQEKLYQSWVEWKKNTGQNVGDEPHSAEHIESRTLAIARSLTQQLQTTCLTLVSSLQGLPQNVQDQVYSVGSMAGDVYQSFWSASSFQELSDSFLTTSKGQLKKMKESLDDVMDYLVNNTPLNWLVPDFTITDLSSESDDIPDILDLDEDDQQDFTRTNGPYTTGQRAD from the exons ATGGCATTGGCAGCAACTGATCCACACCAG aACATTGTATCGAGGGTTGTCAACCTTCCCTTGGTGAGCTCCACCTATGATATGGTGTCCACAGCTTACATCACCACAAAGGATAACCATCCTTATCTGAAGTCAGTGTGTGAGATGGCAGAGAAAGGAGTGAAGACACTTACTTCGGTAGCCATGACAAGTGCTATGCCTATCATCCAGAAACTGGAACCACAAA TTGTAGTTGCCAACAACTATGCATGTATAGGTCTAGACAAAATTGAAGAGAGACTGCCTATACTGAATCAACCCACTGACAAG GTTGTTGCCAATGCCAAGGACGTAGTTGTTGGAGCCAGAGAAGCTGTAACAACCACTGTGACTGGTGCCAAGGAAACTGTTGCTCACACAATCACTGGAGTTGTGGGCAAAACTAAAGAAGCAGTGCAAGACAGTGTAGAAATGACCAAGTCAGTTGTCAATGGCAGCATTAACACTGTCCTGGGAAGTCGTGTGGTGCAAATGGTGAGCAGTGGAGTTGACAGTGCTCTCACTAAATCGGAGACCCTTGTAGACCAGTACCTCCCACTTACAGAAGCAGAACTAG AGAAAGAAGCTGCAAAAGTTGAAGGTTTTGAAGTTGGAGTTCAAAAGCCAAGCTACTACGTTAGACTAGGATCTCTGTCTTCAAAGGTCCGCACACGTGCCTACCAACAAGCCTTAAACAAAGTTAGAGATGCTAAACAGAAAAGCCAGGAGACAATCTTTCAGCTCCACCACACTGTTAGTCTG ATTGAGTATGCCAGAAAGAACATGAATAGTGCCAATCGGAAACTTCTTGATGCTCAGGAAAAGCTTTATCAATCCTGGgtagaatggaagaaaaatacaggcCAAAATGTTGGTGATGAACCACATAGCGCTGAG CACATTGAGTCAAGAACTCTAGCTATTGCACGGAGCCTCACTCAGCAACTTCAGACCACCTGCCTCACACTGGTCTCAAGCCTACAGGGGCTGCCACAGAATGTGCAGGATCAGGTTTACAGTGTTGGGTCAATGGCAGGTGATGTCTACCAGAGCTTTTGGTCAGCATCCTCCTTCCAAGAGTTATCAGACAGCTTTCTTACCACTAGCAAAggacagctgaagaaaatgaaggagTCTCTGGATGATGTGATGGATTATCTTGTTAACAACACACCGCTCAACTGGCTG GTTCCAGATTTCACTATCACAGACCTGTCTTCAGAGTCAGATGATATCCCAGACATTCTGGATTTGGATGAAGATGACCAACAAGACTTTACACGCACAAATGGCCCTTACACTACAGGGCAAAGAGCTGACTAA
- the PLIN2 gene encoding perilipin-2 isoform X3, whose amino-acid sequence MALAATDPHQNIVSRVVNLPLVSSTYDMVSTAYITTKDNHPYLKSVCEMAEKGVKTLTSVAMTSAMPIIQKLEPQIVVANNYACIGLDKIEERLPILNQPTDKVVANAKDVVVGAREAVTTTVTGAKETVAHTITGVVGKTKEAVQDSVEMTKSVVNGSINTVLGSRVVQMVSSGVDSALTKSETLVDQYLPLTEAELEKEAAKVEGFEVGVQKPSYYVRLGSLSSKVRTRAYQQALNKVRDAKQKSQETIFQLHHTVSLHIESRTLAIARSLTQQLQTTCLTLVSSLQGLPQNVQDQVYSVGSMAGDVYQSFWSASSFQELSDSFLTTSKGQLKKMKESLDDVMDYLVNNTPLNWLVGPFYPQLPGIQHAESKGEGEEKSSQKDKQPEHTDE is encoded by the exons ATGGCATTGGCAGCAACTGATCCACACCAG aACATTGTATCGAGGGTTGTCAACCTTCCCTTGGTGAGCTCCACCTATGATATGGTGTCCACAGCTTACATCACCACAAAGGATAACCATCCTTATCTGAAGTCAGTGTGTGAGATGGCAGAGAAAGGAGTGAAGACACTTACTTCGGTAGCCATGACAAGTGCTATGCCTATCATCCAGAAACTGGAACCACAAA TTGTAGTTGCCAACAACTATGCATGTATAGGTCTAGACAAAATTGAAGAGAGACTGCCTATACTGAATCAACCCACTGACAAG GTTGTTGCCAATGCCAAGGACGTAGTTGTTGGAGCCAGAGAAGCTGTAACAACCACTGTGACTGGTGCCAAGGAAACTGTTGCTCACACAATCACTGGAGTTGTGGGCAAAACTAAAGAAGCAGTGCAAGACAGTGTAGAAATGACCAAGTCAGTTGTCAATGGCAGCATTAACACTGTCCTGGGAAGTCGTGTGGTGCAAATGGTGAGCAGTGGAGTTGACAGTGCTCTCACTAAATCGGAGACCCTTGTAGACCAGTACCTCCCACTTACAGAAGCAGAACTAG AGAAAGAAGCTGCAAAAGTTGAAGGTTTTGAAGTTGGAGTTCAAAAGCCAAGCTACTACGTTAGACTAGGATCTCTGTCTTCAAAGGTCCGCACACGTGCCTACCAACAAGCCTTAAACAAAGTTAGAGATGCTAAACAGAAAAGCCAGGAGACAATCTTTCAGCTCCACCACACTGTTAGTCTG CACATTGAGTCAAGAACTCTAGCTATTGCACGGAGCCTCACTCAGCAACTTCAGACCACCTGCCTCACACTGGTCTCAAGCCTACAGGGGCTGCCACAGAATGTGCAGGATCAGGTTTACAGTGTTGGGTCAATGGCAGGTGATGTCTACCAGAGCTTTTGGTCAGCATCCTCCTTCCAAGAGTTATCAGACAGCTTTCTTACCACTAGCAAAggacagctgaagaaaatgaaggagTCTCTGGATGATGTGATGGATTATCTTGTTAACAACACACCGCTCAACTGGCTGGTAGGTCCCTTTTACCCACAACTGCCTGGCATTCAGCATGCTGAGAGCAAAGGTGAAGGGGAGGAAAAGTCCAGCCAGAAAGACAAACAGCCTGAACACACTGATGAATAA
- the PLIN2 gene encoding perilipin-2 isoform X2 codes for MALAATDPHQNIVSRVVNLPLVSSTYDMVSTAYITTKDNHPYLKSVCEMAEKGVKTLTSVAMTSAMPIIQKLEPQIVVANNYACIGLDKIEERLPILNQPTDKVVANAKDVVVGAREAVTTTVTGAKETVAHTITGVVGKTKEAVQDSVEMTKSVVNGSINTVLGSRVVQMVSSGVDSALTKSETLVDQYLPLTEAELEKEAAKVEGFEVGVQKPSYYVRLGSLSSKVRTRAYQQALNKVRDAKQKSQETIFQLHHTVSLHIESRTLAIARSLTQQLQTTCLTLVSSLQGLPQNVQDQVYSVGSMAGDVYQSFWSASSFQELSDSFLTTSKGQLKKMKESLDDVMDYLVNNTPLNWLVPDFTITDLSSESDDIPDILDLDEDDQQDFTRTNGPYTTGQRAD; via the exons ATGGCATTGGCAGCAACTGATCCACACCAG aACATTGTATCGAGGGTTGTCAACCTTCCCTTGGTGAGCTCCACCTATGATATGGTGTCCACAGCTTACATCACCACAAAGGATAACCATCCTTATCTGAAGTCAGTGTGTGAGATGGCAGAGAAAGGAGTGAAGACACTTACTTCGGTAGCCATGACAAGTGCTATGCCTATCATCCAGAAACTGGAACCACAAA TTGTAGTTGCCAACAACTATGCATGTATAGGTCTAGACAAAATTGAAGAGAGACTGCCTATACTGAATCAACCCACTGACAAG GTTGTTGCCAATGCCAAGGACGTAGTTGTTGGAGCCAGAGAAGCTGTAACAACCACTGTGACTGGTGCCAAGGAAACTGTTGCTCACACAATCACTGGAGTTGTGGGCAAAACTAAAGAAGCAGTGCAAGACAGTGTAGAAATGACCAAGTCAGTTGTCAATGGCAGCATTAACACTGTCCTGGGAAGTCGTGTGGTGCAAATGGTGAGCAGTGGAGTTGACAGTGCTCTCACTAAATCGGAGACCCTTGTAGACCAGTACCTCCCACTTACAGAAGCAGAACTAG AGAAAGAAGCTGCAAAAGTTGAAGGTTTTGAAGTTGGAGTTCAAAAGCCAAGCTACTACGTTAGACTAGGATCTCTGTCTTCAAAGGTCCGCACACGTGCCTACCAACAAGCCTTAAACAAAGTTAGAGATGCTAAACAGAAAAGCCAGGAGACAATCTTTCAGCTCCACCACACTGTTAGTCTG CACATTGAGTCAAGAACTCTAGCTATTGCACGGAGCCTCACTCAGCAACTTCAGACCACCTGCCTCACACTGGTCTCAAGCCTACAGGGGCTGCCACAGAATGTGCAGGATCAGGTTTACAGTGTTGGGTCAATGGCAGGTGATGTCTACCAGAGCTTTTGGTCAGCATCCTCCTTCCAAGAGTTATCAGACAGCTTTCTTACCACTAGCAAAggacagctgaagaaaatgaaggagTCTCTGGATGATGTGATGGATTATCTTGTTAACAACACACCGCTCAACTGGCTG GTTCCAGATTTCACTATCACAGACCTGTCTTCAGAGTCAGATGATATCCCAGACATTCTGGATTTGGATGAAGATGACCAACAAGACTTTACACGCACAAATGGCCCTTACACTACAGGGCAAAGAGCTGACTAA